A DNA window from Danio aesculapii chromosome 14, fDanAes4.1, whole genome shotgun sequence contains the following coding sequences:
- the LOC130241150 gene encoding protocadherin beta-15-like, with product MFVLLFFVLMAHTANGDVSYSFPEEMKRGSVIGNIAKDLGLDVNRLSFRKARIDTEGNRKRYCDINLNTGELTVAERIDREHICGKKASCIIKQELEMENPLELHHFILNIQDINDNSPQFKESVIKFEIRESAVKGSRYLLDEAHDADIGMNSVQSYALQENEHFLLNVLTRPNGRKYGELVLNKELDREQQKEVTLILTAVDGGTPPRSGTVAIHVTVLDANDNAPVFSQAVYKVSLPENSPVDTVVVTVSATDADEGQNGEVTFAFGHLSEGLLEIFSLNSLSGEIKLTGLIDFEEESLIELPVQAKDGQGLASHCTVLIDVIDVNDNAPIIILKSLNSPIPESALPGTEVGIINVQDRDSENNGQVRCSIQQNVPFKLVPSIKNYYSLVTTGELDRELLSEYNITITATDEGSPPLSSTKNIHLTVADVNDNPPVFQQQNYRAHVQENNKAGSSICSVSATDPDWRQNGTVVYSLLSSDVNGAPVSSFLSINGDTGVIHAVRSFDYEQMKSFQVLVLARDNGSPPLSSNVTVSVFISDENDNSPQILYPSPEGNSFMTEMVPKAAQARSLVSKVIAVDADSGQNAWLSYHIIKATDPGLFTIGVHSGEIRTQRDISESDSMKQNLIVSVRDNGQPSLSATCALYLLVSDNLAEVPELKDMSHDESSSKLTFYLIIALVSVSTFFLTFIIIILAVRFCRRRKPRLLFDGAVAIPSAYLPPNYAEVEGAGTLRSAYNYDAYLTTGSRTSDFKFVRSYNDGTLTADLTLRKTQSSVDDLEGLDAEITDSFQTKKDSPLKSASL from the exons ATGTTTGTTCTTTTGTTCTTCGTGCTGATGGCGCACACCGCTAATGGAGACGTGAGCTATTCTTTCCCGGAGGAGATGAAACGCGGATCTGTGATTGGAAATATAGCGAAGGATCTCGGACTCGATGTGAACAGACTTTCATTTCGTAAAGCTCGCATTGATACTGAAGGTAACAGAAAGCGATACTGTGATATTAATCTGAATACTGGAGAGCTGACCGTAGCGGAGAGAATCGACAGAGAGCACATTTGCGGGAAAAAGGCTTCATGTATTATAAAACAGGAGCTCGAAATGGAAAATCCTTTAGAGCTTCACCATTTCATTCTCAATATTCAGGATATTAATGATAATTCTCCGCAATTTAAAGAAAGTGTTATTAAATTCGAAATAAGAGAGTCAGCAGTAAAAGGATCTCGTTATTTATTAGATGAGGCTCATGATGCGGATATTGGAATGAATTCAGTGCAGTCATACGCCTTGCAAGAAAATGAACACTTTCTTCTTAATGTATTAACGCGTCCAAATGGAAGAAAATATGGCGAACTCGTGCTGAATAAAGAGCTGGACCGTGAGCAGCAGAAAGAGGTGACTTTAATTCTGACTGCGGTAGACGGCGGGACACCACCGAGATCAGGTACTGTAGCCATACACGTCACTGTGCTGGATGCTAATGATAATGCTCCAGTCTTTAGTCAGGCCGTCTATAAAGTCAGTCTGCCTGAAAATTCTCCTGTAGATACTGTAGTGGTGACAGTGAGCGCTACTGATGCTGACGAGGGACAAAATGGAGAGGTGACGTTTGCATTTGGTCATTTATCTGAAGGTTTGTTGGAAATATTTTCTCTCAATTCGTTGTCTGGAGAGATTAAACTTACAGGACTGATTGATTTTGAGGAAGAGAGTTTAATTGAACTACCAGTTCAAGCCAAAGATGGTCAAGGCCTCGCCAGTCATTGTACTGTATTGATAGATGTTATTGATGTCAACGATAACGCTCCTATAATCATACTTAAATCTCTGAACAGTCCGATTCCCGAGAGCGCGTTACCCGGTACCGAGGTTGGCATCATTAATGTGCAGGACAGAGACTCTGAGAATAACGGACAGGTGCGCTGCTCCATTCAGCAAAACGTCCCATTTAAACTCGTGCCTTCAATCAAAAATTACTATTCTCTGGTGACCACAGGTGAATTAGACCGCGAGCTGCTCTCtgaatataatattacaattactgCTACTGATGAGGGCTCTCCGCCTTTATCTTCCACTAAGAATATTCACTTGACTGTAGCTGACGTCAATGATAATCCACCTGTATTTCAGCAGCAGAATTACAGAGCTCATGTGCAGGAAAATAACAAAGCAGGCTCCTCTATTTGTTCAGTATCAGCTACAGACCCGGACTGGAGACAGAATGGCACTGTAGTTTATTCTCTGTTGTCCTCTGATGTCAATGGCGCACCGGTGTCCTCCTTTTTATCCATTAACGGAGACACCGGGGTCATTCATGCCGTGAGGTCATTTGATTACGAGCAGATGAAAAGTTTCCAAGTGCTCGTGTTAGCCAGAGACAACGGGTCTCCTCCTCTGAGCAGTAACGTGACCGTGAGTGTCTTCATATCGGATGAGAATGACAACTCTCCTCAGATATTATACCCCTCTCCGGAAGGAAACTCCTTCATGACCGAGATGGTCCCCAAAGCTGCGCAGGCGCGCTCCCTGGTCTCAAAGGTGATCGCCGTGGACGCGGATTCTGGCCAGAACGCGTGGCTCTCGTATCACATCATTAAAGCGACTGATCCGGGACTTTTCACTATCGGTGTCCACAGCGGAGAGATCAGGACGCAGCGGGACATTTCTGAATCTGACAGCATGAAGCAGAACCTTATTGTGTCAGTCAGAGATAACGGACAGCCCTCTCTCTCAGCCACGTGCGCACTGTATTTACTTGTATCAGATAACTTGGCTGAAGTGCCAGAACTGAAAGACATGTCTCATGACGAGAGCAGCTCCAAACTGACGTTTTATTTGATCATCGCGCTGGTGTCCGTCTCCACTTTCTTCctgaccttcatcatcatcatcctggccGTGAGGTTTTGTCGCAGGAGAAAGCCCAGACTGTTGTTTGATGGAGCTGTAGCCATTCCCAGCGCGTATCTGCCTCCAAATTACGCGGAGGTGGAGGGCGCGGGAActctccgcagcgcctacaattaTGACGCATACCTGACCACGGGCTCGCGCACTAGTGACTTCAAGTTCGTCAGATCTTATAATGATGGCACGCTGACTGCTGACCTGACTCTGAGAAAGACTCAGTCTTCTGTGGATGATCTAGAAGGACTTGATGCAGAAATCACTGATTCCTTTCAG ACTAAGAAGGATTCACCTTTGAAGTCTGCGTCCTTgtga